The following proteins come from a genomic window of Bacillota bacterium:
- the ruvX gene encoding Holliday junction resolvase RuvX yields the protein MRVLGLDVGEKTVGVAVSDPLGFTAQGLEVIRRTSIEQDLKRLAEIADQYQVERIVVGMPRRTDGSYGPEAEKVEAFAAKLKEAVTVPIVFWDERFSTAAAERILLEGDVSRAKRRRVVDKVAASVILQGYLDRN from the coding sequence ATGCGGGTATTGGGATTAGATGTAGGTGAAAAAACGGTTGGTGTGGCTGTAAGCGATCCTTTAGGTTTTACGGCGCAGGGATTGGAAGTAATTAGGCGAACTAGTATTGAGCAAGACCTCAAGCGGTTGGCGGAAATAGCTGACCAGTACCAAGTTGAGCGGATCGTAGTGGGAATGCCGCGCCGCACTGACGGCAGCTATGGTCCGGAGGCAGAAAAGGTGGAGGCATTTGCTGCGAAACTTAAAGAAGCAGTCACGGTTCCAATTGTGTTTTGGGATGAACGCTTTTCTACAGCCGCAGCGGAAAGAATTTTGCTTGAAGGGGATGTAAGTCGGGCAAAACGACGCCGTGTAGTGGATAAAGTAGCAGCGAGTGTGATTC
- a CDS encoding 4Fe-4S binding protein, which translates to MEYRNLGKTKLKVSRMCFGSLTIGPLQRNLPLADGSKLIRKALEAGVNFIDTAQLYRNYGYIREALKGWSNEVVIATKSYAYTEEMMENALEEARKELDLDQIPIFMLHEQESEHTIRGHWPALEYLLNAKVKGKVKAVGISTHYVQGVLGALKYPEIEVISPLINLSGIGIQGGSRDQMLDAIKQAAALGKGIFAMKPLGGGHLIASQQAAFEFLLNQQEIDSIAVGMKNEQELHRNLAYFNGEPVEKLVLDEVERRLHIDDWCVLCEKCVQACPSKALTNVDNVITVDREKCVFCGYCGAACPEFAIKVI; encoded by the coding sequence GTGGAATATCGCAATTTGGGTAAGACTAAACTTAAAGTATCAAGAATGTGTTTTGGTTCGCTGACCATCGGACCGCTTCAGCGGAATCTGCCCTTGGCGGACGGAAGCAAATTGATTCGGAAAGCTTTAGAAGCAGGTGTGAATTTTATTGACACTGCGCAGTTATATCGCAACTACGGCTACATAAGAGAAGCGCTGAAGGGATGGTCCAATGAAGTAGTAATTGCTACCAAGTCCTATGCGTATACTGAAGAAATGATGGAGAATGCTCTGGAAGAAGCTCGGAAAGAGTTGGATCTGGACCAAATTCCCATCTTTATGCTTCATGAACAGGAGTCGGAGCACACGATCCGGGGTCATTGGCCAGCGCTGGAGTATTTATTAAATGCCAAAGTTAAGGGAAAAGTAAAGGCAGTAGGAATATCTACTCACTATGTTCAAGGGGTGCTGGGGGCTTTGAAATACCCCGAAATCGAAGTGATTTCGCCTCTCATCAACCTTTCCGGCATTGGTATTCAAGGCGGCAGCCGTGATCAAATGCTTGATGCGATAAAGCAAGCTGCTGCTCTGGGCAAAGGTATCTTTGCCATGAAGCCGCTCGGAGGTGGCCATCTGATTGCCAGTCAGCAGGCGGCATTTGAGTTTTTGCTGAATCAGCAGGAGATTGATTCGATTGCTGTTGGCATGAAGAATGAGCAGGAGCTGCACCGCAATTTAGCCTACTTTAATGGCGAGCCGGTGGAGAAACTGGTGCTTGATGAAGTTGAGCGCAGATTACATATCGATGATTGGTGTGTACTGTGTGAAAAGTGTGTGCAGGCTTGCCCTTCAAAAGCCTTAACCAATGTCGATAATGTGATCACAGTTGATCGGGAAAAATGTGTGTTCTGCGGCTACTGCGGCGCTGCTTGTCCGGAGTTTGCCATTAAAGTGATTTAG
- a CDS encoding pilus assembly protein PilM, with product MVVMLKDLLSRINPRQAQDSEPTYRIALDIGTEYVKAVFLEQAGGVASIIGVGRSQQDYADMDSGAIANIAGVVRCCRQALTQGSVIAGVKPTEVVVGIAGQFVTGVTRTVFRQRKRPDKGLTRRELSRLVAGVQLEAQQYATEEMAEKMGFKKMDLELVNSAVVDISIDGYQVSNPIDFRGRNVEMTVFMVFAPLVHVSAVKTVVERLDLDLVGLVAEPYAVAASTFTDESYEFGSLVIDIGGGSTDLALIHRGGIVKTKMFGIGGRAFTKGIAAYCRTTLREAEQLKLDYAAGIEVGDEVKEIITADLKIWQDALILALKELYQGQPLPPRVVLCGGGSGLPGILETIAHPKLVESELFAVIPEVRLLQPEDVFGVADPKDFLSAVQDVTPKSIAFQASQAEPKTSTIFGGVRYG from the coding sequence ATGGTAGTAATGCTAAAGGACCTATTATCGCGGATCAATCCTCGGCAGGCCCAGGATTCAGAGCCGACATACCGGATAGCTTTAGATATTGGAACCGAATATGTTAAAGCTGTGTTTTTGGAGCAAGCCGGCGGTGTAGCCTCTATTATCGGCGTTGGCCGATCTCAGCAGGATTACGCTGATATGGACAGCGGGGCTATTGCCAATATAGCTGGTGTTGTTCGCTGCTGCCGCCAGGCGCTGACGCAAGGGTCAGTTATTGCCGGTGTCAAGCCTACTGAGGTCGTTGTAGGTATTGCTGGCCAGTTTGTAACCGGTGTGACCCGAACAGTATTCAGGCAGCGGAAGCGGCCAGATAAGGGTCTGACAAGGAGAGAGCTGTCGAGATTGGTTGCGGGAGTGCAGCTGGAAGCCCAGCAATATGCCACTGAAGAAATGGCGGAAAAAATGGGCTTTAAAAAGATGGACTTGGAATTAGTAAACTCTGCTGTTGTAGATATCAGCATCGATGGCTATCAGGTGAGCAATCCGATTGACTTTCGCGGGCGCAATGTGGAGATGACAGTGTTTATGGTTTTTGCCCCATTAGTGCACGTGAGCGCTGTAAAAACCGTGGTGGAGCGTCTTGATCTTGACTTAGTAGGTCTAGTCGCTGAGCCTTATGCGGTGGCAGCCAGTACATTTACCGACGAAAGCTACGAGTTTGGTTCATTGGTAATTGATATCGGTGGAGGCAGCACCGATCTTGCCCTGATTCACCGGGGAGGCATTGTGAAAACAAAAATGTTCGGTATTGGTGGGCGGGCTTTTACCAAAGGCATTGCTGCCTACTGCCGCACAACGCTGCGGGAAGCAGAGCAGCTTAAGCTGGATTACGCTGCCGGGATTGAGGTCGGTGACGAGGTAAAAGAGATTATCACGGCTGATTTGAAAATATGGCAGGATGCACTGATCTTGGCTTTAAAGGAGCTCTATCAGGGCCAGCCTCTGCCGCCCCGTGTGGTCTTGTGCGGGGGAGGTAGCGGACTTCCGGGTATTCTCGAAACGATAGCCCATCCAAAACTTGTCGAATCGGAATTATTCGCGGTTATACCCGAAGTGCGGCTGCTGCAGCCTGAAGATGTATTCGGAGTTGCTGATCCTAAAGATTTCTTATCTGCTGTGCAGGATGTGACTCCAAAGAGCATTGCTTTTCAGGCCAGTCAAGCAGAACCTAAAACCAGTACCATCTTCGGAGGTGTGCGGTACGGATGA